Proteins from one Paenibacillus amylolyticus genomic window:
- a CDS encoding Gfo/Idh/MocA family oxidoreductase, which translates to MNIATIGTGSIVDAILAAINELEDVTCTAMYSRRRETAQELAGKYGVSTIYTDLESLFTDEKVDLIYIASPNSMHYEQAYQALQHGKHVVCEKPFTSTLREAEILVALAKEKNLLLFEAISNIHLPNIKIIQEQLPKLGPIKLIQCNYSQYSRKYNDLLAGETPNVFNPQFSGGALMDINIYNLHLVMNLFGSPNAVSYTANQHANGIDTSGVVVLQYPEFIAECVGAKDSNSMNFVLIQGEKGYLQVVGGANGCREIKLQIGNEPAEEYNAQTKSNWLYYEWEAFRDIHASGDYNRCYELLEHSQSVMNVLMRARKDAGIIFAADQR; encoded by the coding sequence ATGAACATAGCAACGATTGGTACAGGGTCCATTGTGGATGCCATTTTAGCCGCGATTAATGAACTGGAAGATGTCACTTGTACAGCGATGTACTCCCGGAGGAGAGAAACGGCACAGGAGCTTGCAGGCAAATACGGAGTAAGTACAATCTATACGGATCTGGAATCCCTATTTACAGACGAAAAAGTAGATCTCATATATATTGCTTCACCGAACAGCATGCATTACGAACAGGCCTATCAGGCACTTCAACATGGCAAACATGTCGTCTGTGAAAAACCGTTCACGTCCACGCTTCGCGAAGCAGAGATCCTTGTTGCACTTGCAAAAGAAAAGAATCTGTTGCTGTTCGAAGCCATCTCCAACATCCATTTACCCAATATTAAAATCATTCAGGAGCAACTACCCAAGCTTGGGCCGATCAAACTCATCCAGTGTAACTACAGTCAATATTCGCGCAAATACAATGATCTGCTTGCAGGGGAAACACCGAATGTCTTTAATCCACAATTCTCTGGCGGAGCATTGATGGACATCAATATTTATAATCTTCATCTGGTCATGAACCTGTTCGGCAGTCCGAATGCCGTATCGTATACAGCGAACCAGCATGCAAACGGCATTGATACGTCAGGCGTTGTCGTTCTCCAATATCCGGAGTTTATTGCGGAATGTGTGGGTGCCAAAGACTCGAATAGCATGAACTTTGTACTCATTCAGGGAGAGAAAGGTTATCTTCAGGTTGTCGGGGGAGCTAATGGTTGCCGGGAGATCAAGCTTCAGATCGGGAATGAGCCTGCTGAGGAGTATAATGCCCAGACCAAGTCCAATTGGCTGTACTATGAATGGGAAGCGTTCAGGGACATCCATGCAAGTGGGGATTACAACCGGTGTTACGAACTGCTCGAACACAGCCAGTCTGTGATGAATGTACTCATGCGTGCACGTAAGGATGCAGGAATCATATTCGCAGCAGATCAGCGGTAA
- a CDS encoding Gfo/Idh/MocA family oxidoreductase, translating into MVLNMAIIGFGNAVVNYHLPYLDKKENIKVKTIYRREEDRVGDTERESLYPEITFSTDIEDILQDDEIELIVVATHVDSHVAYARLALEHGKHVLVEKPFASTSAEAKDIFELAKRKNLIAMANQNRRYDGDFLTLKKVIESGKLGKIVEIQSHYDYFHPQYTRSGFGLLHGLAVHTIDQLISIYGVADRIDYDVRSLIAPGESDDYIDIDFRYGRMKATIKCSLLVKIEHPKFIVHGDRGSFVKYSSGHQTKNGNGRTRVSIKAESEDNWGTISYVDDEGTSHTENVPSEATDYGMLYDQLLHAIRHHGDKPVKDEEVLYVLDILHDGIEAAKIAD; encoded by the coding sequence ATGGTGTTGAATATGGCGATCATTGGATTCGGGAACGCAGTGGTGAATTATCATTTGCCTTATCTGGACAAGAAAGAAAATATCAAAGTGAAAACGATATATCGCCGGGAGGAAGATCGGGTTGGTGATACCGAGCGTGAATCACTCTATCCCGAGATTACTTTTTCGACCGATATCGAGGACATATTACAGGACGATGAGATTGAATTAATTGTTGTAGCCACCCATGTGGATAGCCATGTAGCTTACGCCAGGCTGGCATTGGAACACGGGAAACATGTGCTGGTGGAGAAACCTTTTGCCTCCACGTCTGCAGAGGCCAAAGATATCTTTGAACTGGCGAAACGTAAAAATCTTATCGCCATGGCGAATCAAAATCGCAGATATGATGGGGACTTCCTGACGTTGAAAAAAGTGATCGAGAGCGGCAAACTGGGGAAAATTGTTGAAATCCAGTCCCATTATGATTATTTTCATCCACAGTACACCAGAAGCGGATTTGGATTGCTGCATGGCTTGGCAGTGCATACCATCGATCAGTTAATCTCCATATATGGCGTAGCCGATCGAATTGATTATGATGTTCGGAGTTTGATCGCGCCGGGTGAATCTGATGATTATATTGATATTGATTTTCGTTATGGACGAATGAAGGCGACGATTAAGTGCAGCCTGCTTGTGAAGATCGAGCATCCGAAGTTCATAGTGCACGGGGATCGGGGAAGCTTCGTTAAATATAGCAGCGGACATCAAACGAAAAATGGAAATGGACGAACCAGGGTATCCATTAAAGCCGAATCAGAGGATAACTGGGGTACGATTAGTTATGTGGACGATGAGGGAACATCACATACGGAGAACGTTCCTTCGGAAGCAACGGACTATGGCATGTTATATGATCAACTGCTTCATGCCATTCGACATCATGGTGATAAACCGGTCAAGGATGAAGAGGTCTTATATGTATTGGATATTTTACATGACGGAATTGAGGCAGCGAAGATCGCTGACTGA